The following coding sequences lie in one Methanothermobacter sp. MT-2 genomic window:
- a CDS encoding endonuclease V, whose product MYWNQLIDTMVCLQCEWSKKVVKKDVISHFKYICGADISFTVANKGIAAAVIMNTHLEVVEKAYKKVELPIPYISGFLGFREAEAILDVLNGLENPFDVLMVNGNGTLHPRGFGLASHVGVLLGKPTIGITRRPIKEAERDNSLLKIKGKVEGKIVNGIIVSVGHKITLKTAVKVVKNTSIYKMPEPLRQAHILCTKKAKEELK is encoded by the coding sequence ATGTACTGGAATCAACTTATAGATACAATGGTGTGCTTGCAATGTGAATGGTCGAAGAAAGTCGTGAAAAAGGATGTTATTTCACATTTTAAATATATATGTGGTGCTGACATCTCATTCACAGTAGCTAATAAGGGGATAGCAGCGGCCGTGATAATGAACACCCATCTAGAAGTTGTTGAAAAGGCATATAAAAAAGTTGAATTACCCATACCATACATAAGCGGATTTTTGGGGTTCAGAGAAGCTGAAGCCATCCTAGATGTTTTAAATGGATTAGAAAATCCATTTGATGTTCTCATGGTTAATGGGAACGGCACATTACACCCAAGAGGCTTTGGATTGGCAAGCCATGTTGGAGTTCTCCTAGGGAAACCAACCATTGGCATCACCAGAAGACCTATAAAAGAAGCTGAAAGGGATAATTCACTCCTAAAAATAAAAGGGAAAGTTGAGGGTAAAATAGTCAATGGGATAATTGTAAGTGTTGGGCATAAAATAACCTTAAAAACTGCTGTGAAAGTAGTTAAAAACACAAGCATATATAAGATGCCAGAGCCTCTGAGACAAGCACACATACTCTGCACAAAAAAGGCCAAGGAGGAATTAAAATGA
- a CDS encoding riboflavin kinase — protein MKIKGTLTSGSGEGAYYMSKELYSHQFKEKLGFEPYPGTLNIIIQDKDIPSIKECILHAKKIKGKEKFGDVLYMEAALNNKIKGAIIFPVKTHHPPRILEFIAPVYIRQTLKLKDGDTVTILADCEKYDQRS, from the coding sequence ATGAAAATCAAGGGCACATTAACATCAGGTTCGGGTGAAGGAGCCTATTACATGTCAAAAGAATTATATTCTCACCAATTCAAGGAAAAACTGGGATTCGAACCATACCCAGGAACCCTCAATATTATAATCCAAGACAAGGATATACCCTCCATAAAAGAATGCATACTACACGCAAAGAAAATAAAAGGAAAAGAAAAGTTCGGTGATGTCCTCTATATGGAAGCCGCGCTCAATAATAAGATTAAAGGCGCCATAATATTCCCAGTTAAAACGCATCATCCACCCAGGATACTTGAATTCATAGCACCAGTTTATATTCGCCAAACACTTAAATTAAAGGATGGAGATACCGTCACAATATTAGCTGATTGTGAAAAATATGATCAAAGGTCGTGA
- a CDS encoding 3,4-dihydroxy-2-butanone 4-phosphate synthase produces the protein MIKEALKSLKKGEIILVFDAANRERETDMILAAELVTPEHIKILRNDAGGLICAPVSSENAEKLGIPFMTDIMQVASEKYKVLKRLSPHDIPYDEKSAFSITINHRKTFTGITDNDRALTIKELALLCKNNKHEKFGEFFRSPGHVTLLRAAPGHVLNRKGHTEMSIALMEMAGLTGVAVCCEMMDDNNGNSLSISDAQLYANEHDLVFLDGSQVIKAYKEYKGVINPP, from the coding sequence ATGATCAAAGAAGCGCTGAAATCACTAAAGAAAGGTGAAATAATACTTGTCTTTGACGCTGCAAACAGAGAAAGAGAAACAGACATGATATTAGCCGCTGAACTCGTAACACCCGAACATATAAAAATACTTAGAAATGATGCCGGAGGCCTAATATGCGCCCCAGTATCATCAGAAAACGCCGAAAAGCTTGGAATACCATTCATGACTGATATAATGCAGGTTGCAAGCGAAAAATATAAAGTGCTCAAAAGGTTATCACCACATGACATACCCTATGATGAAAAATCCGCATTTTCCATTACAATAAACCACAGAAAAACATTCACAGGGATAACAGATAATGACCGGGCCCTGACGATAAAAGAACTCGCACTATTATGCAAAAATAATAAACATGAAAAGTTTGGAGAATTTTTCAGATCCCCAGGTCATGTTACACTATTAAGAGCCGCCCCGGGCCATGTACTAAATAGGAAAGGGCATACCGAGATGAGCATAGCCTTAATGGAGATGGCTGGCCTGACAGGTGTTGCTGTCTGCTGTGAAATGATGGATGACAATAATGGCAATTCATTGAGTATTAGTGATGCTCAATTGTATGCCAATGAACATGATCTGGTTTTCCTTGATGGTTCACAGGTCATCAAAGCATACAAAGAATATAAAGGGGTTATAAACCCTCCTTAA